The following is a genomic window from Armatimonadota bacterium.
CTGCTGGCTGCCGTCTTGCTCTTCGACGAAGCTGTCCACGAGGTCCGCGAAGTAGCTCGCGTACGACAGTCGGGTCAGGTCCTCGCGCAGCCCGTAGAACGGCTCGCGCACCTGGCACTGGGTGACGATGTCGAGATTGGCGCCGGCGGCGAGCTGCAAGTTGGAGCAGCAGAAAAGCTGGGCTCCCGCGGCAAGCTTGCTGCGCGGGCGGCGCGCGCCCTTGGCCACCGCGACGACTTTGCCGCGCTCCCGGGTCAGCAAGGCGAGGATGCGGTCGGTTTCGCCGAGGTCGCGCTGGCGCAGGACGAGGGCGGATACGCGATACAGGCGAGGGCGAGGCATGGCCGGACACGGCCCGCCGCGGCGCGAGCCTACTCCTTTCCCAGGGCCTCCTCCGCGATGGGTTCTTCCACTTTGTCATAGCCCCCGAGGATGGCCACGCCCGAGCTGGTCCCGATGCGGTCGGCGCCAGCGTTGATGAACTCGAGGGTCTGCTTGTACGTGCGAATGCCGCCGGCCGCCTTGATGCCGATGTCACGGCCCACCGCCTGGCGCAGGAAGCGGATGTCCTCGACGCTGGCGCCGCGGGGACCGAAGCCCGTCGAAGTCTTGACGAAATGAGCCCGCACTTCCTGGACGATGCGGCACACCTTTTCCTGTTCTTCGCGAGTCGTGAGGCCGGTCTCGAGGATCACCTTCACCAGCACCTCTTCACCGTTCGCGGTGAGCCGTGTCATCTCCGCGGCGGTTACGACCTCTTCGATGTCGCGCCGGACGGAATCGAGGTTGCCCGACTTGAGCGCCCCGATGTTGACCACCATGTCCAATTCGCTGGCGTACGTCGTGATCGCATGCTTCGCCTCGAACACCTTACACGCCGTGGTTGTCGCGCCGAAGGGAAACCCGACCACCGTGCCCAGCTTCACGTCGGAGTCGCGCAGGCATCGCGCGGCCACCGTCAGCCAGCACGGGTACACCATCACGGTTGCGAAGTGCTCTCGACGGCTCTCTTCGCAGAATGCGACGATCTCCTCCTCAGTCGCCTCCGGACGCAGGAGAGAGTGGTCTATCATCTTCGCGAGAGCAACTCTTGAAAACATACGGCCTCCCGTACCCCGAACCCAAGGGCGCTGACGCGCCCCGCGCATTGACGCAACCTAACTTGTTGTATCCCGATTCACCGGGCTTGTCAAGACAGCCCGTGGCGCCGCGCGGATGTCTCCGGCGCGGCAACTCACGCAGCGCCACTCCCCGCGCCGTATCGTGGCGACTCCTCGTCGCAGCGGTCCGCGAGTCGCCGTCGCGCGCCCGCGTCGTGCGACCGGTCAGCCCTGCACCGCGCCCACACCGCGAGTCAGCAGGTACGCGGCGGCTGCGAAGTACACCACCAGCGCGGCGACGTCCGCCGTTGCGCGCGCGAACCACGCCGCCGCCGTCCCTTGGCCGCCCAGTCTCGCCCACACCAGCGGCGCGAGCCAGCCGACCATAGAAGCCGCGGCGGTCGCCAGCGCCGTTGCGATCCCGATCGCCCACGCCACCGCGAGCGGCCCGCCCCAGATCGCCGCGGCAGCGAGCGCGCACGCACCCGCGATGGCGCTCAGCACCACGGCTACCTTCATCTCCCGGCTCACGCTGCGCCATGGCTCCGCCGGATCCGCCACCAGCGGGAGCGTCGCGCGCGCGACGCTGCTCGTGGCCTGACTCGACGTCGCGCCCGTGACCAATAGCAGCAGCGGAACCAGCAGCGCCACGATGAGTTGCGGTGCGAGCACCTCGTCGTACATGCGCACCAACGCCGCGCCCACGAGTCCCGCGGCAAGCCCCGCAGCCAACGACGGCGTGCGCGAAAGCAGCGCCTTGAGCGGCGCCTCCCGCAACGATTTCCCGCCGCCAACCTCTGCCCCCCACATCTGATGCACGTCTTCTTCGGCTTCTTCCTCCATGACCTCGGCGACGTCGTCCACGGTGATCATTCCCACCATGCGGCCGTCGGCCGCGAGCACCGGCACTGCCAGCAAATCGTAGCGCGCCACGACGCGCGCCGCCTCCTCCTGATCCACCTCCGGGCTGACCCATATCAGGTCGCGGCGCATCATCTCCGACACCGGTTGCTGCGGCTCCGCGGTGAGCAGCTCTCGCAGCGACGTCACCCCGCGCAGATGCCCCTCAGCGTCCACCACGTACACGTAGTACGCGAACTCGGCCTTGGGTATCAGCTCGCGCAGCCGCTCGGTTACCTCGCCGACCGTCAGGTCCTCAGGCACGGCCACGAACTCCGACGCCATCTGCCCGCCGGCCGACGTTTCGTCGTACTGCAGCAGTTCCCTGGCGCGCGCGGCGTCGTCCGCCTCCATCGCGCTCAGCAACTCCTCCGCCCGTTCTTCCGGCAGATCCGCCAGGAGATCCGCCGCCTCGTCGGAGGGCATCTCCTCGACGATGTCGGACGCGCGTTCGGTGGTCAGGGCAGATACCAGCTCGGAGGCGACTTCGTCATCCGCCTCGTCGAGCACCTCGCCCGCGCGCTCGTCACTGAGCAGCGCGAACGCGGTCTGCCGCATCTCCTCGGGAAGATCCTCCAGGGTTGCCGCCGCGTCAACGGGATGACTGACGGCGAGCAATTGCGCGGCCTCCGCAGTACGCCCGGCGCTCAGCAGCTCGGCGAGCTGCTGCGTTAGGGTTTCGCCTTTGTCGCCTTCCGCCATTCGATCCACTCCGACAGACACGGGGCGCGGCGCCTTGACATATCAGCGCCGAAAGCCAGGTCATATCATAAGCCGTGCGCGGCGCCAACGCAAGACCTGCGGCGGACACCGCGGGGCCGCGCATCTCGCGCTGCGCGCGAGTTGTCCTGCGTCCTGCGAATGTAGTATAATCGCGGGGCCGGCGACGACAGCCGGCTTTCCTGGCCTGATCTATTCACACGACGCCTGAGGAGCGCGCTTGGCGGCGCCGCGCGCCGCCGACTGTTCCCGCGGCGAGACATCCGAAACGGCACGTGAATCAGCCATGATCCGAGTCGGCATAGCGGGAGCCACGGGATACGGTGGCGTCGAACTGGTGCGGCTGCTCAAGCAGCACCCGCAGGTCGAACTCGCCTACCTGACCTCCGAGACCTACTCTGGCAAGCGGATGGACGAAGTGTATCCGCATCTGCACGGCGTTACAGTCGAACTCCACGGCCTTGATCCCGACCGATTGGCCCATGAATCCGAGGTCGCTTTTCTCGCGCTGCCCTCCGGGCAGGCGATGGAGCTCGTCCCGCCGCTGCTGGCGAAGGGCAAGCGCGTCATTGACCTCAGCGCGGATCATCGGCTGCGCGACGCCGCCGCCTACCCGCGCTGGTATGGCGTAGAGCACCCGCATCCCGAGCTTCTGGTTGAGGCGGTATACGGGCTGCCGGAACTCCACCGCGCGGCGATGCGGGAAGCGCGGCTGGTGGCTGCGCCCGGATGCTATCCGAGCGGCGCGATACTGGCGATGGCACCGCTCGTGTCCGCGGGCCTCGTCAATGCGGACAAGCTCATCGTTGACTCCAAGTCGGGGGTCTCCGGCGCGGGCCGGACCGCGCTCGAACTCGCCTATCACTACCCCGAGGCAAATGAGGACGTTTCGGCCTACAAGGTGGCGAGCCACCGGCACACGCCCGAAATGGAGCAGGAGCTGTCGGCGATCGCCGGGTCGCCCGTGACCGTGACCTTCTCGCCGCACCTCGTGCCGATGACCCGCGGGATCGCCACCGCCGCATACGCGCCGCTGTGCCGCCCGGCCGCGGCCGGGGAACTGATCGAGGAAATGCGGCGGTTCTACGCGCGCGAGCCGTTCATCCAGGTGCTCGACGAGAAGACCTACCCGCATACGAAACACACCGCGGGGTGGAACCTGTGCCAGGTCACCGCGCGGGTGGATGAACGCACGGGCATCGCGATCACCCTGTCCGCTCTCGACAATCTGGGCAAGGGGCTGTCGGGCGCCTGCGTCCAGTGCTTCAACATCATGTGCGGTTTCGAGGAAGCCACGGCGATCTCGGAGCCGGGGCCGTATCCCTAACTCGGATCAGCCGCAGACAAACGCCGCTGAACGCGGAGGGGCATAAGACAGCCCAAGCTATGAGGCAGGAGCTTGCTGCCTGCCCGGATCACCGAGCTTGCCGTTTATCCGGGGCATTCTATTGCCGGGAGACGCACGTGGCAACTGAAGATAACGAGGATATCGAGCCAGGCGGCGTGAGCCCGCTGCTCTGGCACGCGCTCGACGGCGAAGGCGTCACCGCCGCCGAAGGCTTCAGCGCCGCCAGCGTAGCGTGCGGCCTCAAGGAGTCCGAGGCACATGACCTCGCGGTCGTCTTCAGCGATCGCGAAGCTGCCGCCGCAGGCGTCTTCACGTCGAACCAGGTCAAGGCGGCGCCGGTGCTCCTGAGCCAGGCGCGGGTCGCTTCCGGCCGCGCGCAGGCCGTGGTCATCAACAGCGGCAATGCGAACGCGTGCACCGGCGAGCAAGGCCGCCTCGACGCCGAGGAGATGGCCGCCCTTGCCGCGGAGAAACTTGGTGTTGACGCCGATCTTGTCCTGGTCGCCTCGACCGGACACATCGGTCACCCGCTGCCGATGGACGCCTTGCGGAGCGGCATCCCTGCCGCCTGCGCCGCCCTCAGCCCGTCGGGTGGTCCGCAGGCCGCGCGCGCGATCATCACGACCGACACGCGACCGAAGGAAATGGCGCTGGAGATGGAACTCGCCGGGGCTAGAGTGCGCCTGGGCGGCATGGCCAAGGGCGCGGGCATGATCTGCCCGGCGATGGCCACGATGATCTGCGTCATCACCACGGACGCGGGGATCGAGGCGCGGAACCTCGACCTCGCCCTGCGTTGGGCGGTCGACCGCTCCTTCAACTGCATCACCGTGGACGGGGACATGAGCACCAACGACACTGTGCTCGTGCTCGCCAACGGCGCCTCCGGGGCGCAGGTGCTCAAGGAGGAAGATCGCCGCAAGTTTCAGCGCGCTCTCGACTTCATAACCGCCCGGCTGGCGCGTGCGATCGTCGCCGATGGCGAGGGCGCCACGAAGACGATCCAGGTGCATGTTTCGGGGACCAAGGAATACGAGCAGGCGCGGCGCGTCGCCATGGCCATCGCCAACTCGCCGCTGGTCAAGACTGCGCTCTATGGGGGAGACCCGAATTGGGGGCGGATCATGGGCGCCGCGGGCGCGGCGGGCGTGGAGTTCGATCCGGGCGCGGCGGATCTGTCGTTGGCCGGGATTCCGGTCGTCGGCGCCGGCGCGCCGCTGCCCTTCGACGAGAAAGGCGCGGCGCAGGCGGTGAGCGAGCGCGAGATCACGATCCATCTCGACCTTCACGCCGGCCCGCAGTCGGCGACGGTGTACACCTGCGATCTAAGCGAGGAATACGTCCGCATCAACGCCCATTACACGACGTGAGCGCGAGCCATGACTGAAGACCTACAGCAGCGAGCGAACACACTCATCGAGGCGCTGCCGTACCTGCGCGAGTACTGGGGCGCGACGATGGTCATCAAGTACGGCGGCGCGGCCATGGTCGAGCCGCAGTTGCAGGCGATGGTGCTTCAGGACGTCGTGCTCCTGCGCTACGTCGGCATGAATCCGGTGCTGGTGCACGGCGGCGGGCCTGAGATCAGCGACATGATGCGCCGCCTCGGCAAGGAGCCGGTCTTCGTGCGCGGCCTGCGCGTCACCGACGCCGAGACTATGGACATCGTCGAGATGGCGCTCATGGGCCGCATCAACCAGGATCTCGTCGCCGCGGTCCACGCCGCCGGCGGCAAGGCGGTCGGCTTCTCAGGCAAACACGGCGGCATGCTCACGGTCACCAAGCAGGCCGGCGAAGTGGACCTCGGTTTCGTCGGAGCCATTGAGCGAGTTGATCCGACGCTGATTCGCACCATCAGCGAGCAGGGCTACATACCCGTCATCGCCCCCATCGGTCTCGGCGAGGACGGGCAGACCTACAACATCAACGCCGACGTGGCGGCGGGCAGCATCGCCGGCGCGCTGCAGGCGACGAAGCTCATCGTCCTCAGCGACGTGCCGGGCATCCTCGCCGACGCGCAAGATGTGAGTACGCTCGTGTCGTCCCTAACCACCGAGCAGGCGCGGCAGATGATCGCGGAGCGCAAAGTCGAGTCGGGCATGATCCCGAAGGTCGAAGCCTGTCTCGACGCGCTGGCGCAGGGCGTGCCGCGTTGCCACATCATAGACGGCCGCGCGCCGCACGCGCTGCTTATGGAGATCTTCACCGACGTGGGCATCGGCACCATGGTGCTGCCGTAGCGCTGCGCGGGCGCAATCGCGCGCTGCACTCCGGGGTGATGACTCGTGCCCATCTACGAATACTCATGCGATGAGTGTCGGCGCCGGTTCTCGGCGTTGGTCGGCGTCGTCGCCGGCGACAAGGGCGTTGAGTGCCCGCGCTGCGGCGGCAACAAACTGACCAAGCTCGTGTCGCGCTTCTCCTCGTTCCGCGAGGACACGGATCTCGACGATCTGGCTGACCTTGACGACGCGGATGACGACCCCCGCGCGCTGCGGCGCTGGGCGCGCAAGATGGGCCGCGAGTTCGGCGACGACCTCGGCGACGATTTCGAGGACGAGGTCGAGTCAGCGTTGGATGAGGAAGACGACGACTACGCCGCCGCGCCCGAAGACGACGCGGAAGAGTAGAACGCCTGCCCGCACGGGCAGAGTCCGGCGATACAGGAATCGGCAATGAACCAAGACGAAGCGAGAGCCATCGAATCCCAAAACATGTTCGCGGTGTACGCGAAGATTCGTCAGCCCATGGTCATCACGCGCGGCGACGGCGCGTACGTCTGGGATTCCGAGGGTAATCGCTACCTTGACCTGGTGGCTGGCGGGCGGGCGGTGACCGCGCTCGGCCATTGCCCGGCGCCGGTGGTGCAAGCCATCTGCGAGCAGGCGGGCCGCCTCCTCCACATGTCCAACGATTTCTACACCGAGCCGCAGTTGGAGCTGGCGCACCTGCTCGGTCAGGTCTGCCACTGCACACGCGCCTTCTTCTGCAACAGCGGCGCCGAGGCGAATGAGGCGGCCATCAAGCTCGCCCGCAAGCACGCCCGCGTCAACTACGGCCCCGATAAGACGGAAATCGTGACCATGCTCAAGTCCTTCCACGGGCGCACCATGACGACCCTCGCCGCCACCGGCCAGCCGAAATACCACGGCGATTTCCAGCCGCTCATGCCCGGGTTCAAGCATGTCGAATTCAACAACGTCGAGGCGCTGCACGCGGCGGTGGACGACCGCACGTGCGCGGTCATGCTCGAACCAGTACTGGGAGAGAGCGGCGTGTACCCGGCGACTCCCGAATTCATGACGGCGTGCCGCGAGGCGTGTGACCGATACGGCGCTCTGCTCATTCTCGACGAGGTGCAGACCGGTCTCGGCCGCACCGGCAAGCTGTTCGCCTACGAGCACTACGACGCCAGGCCGGATGCGATCACTCTCGCCAAGGCGCTCGGCAGCGGCATGCCGATCGGGGCGATGCTGGCGACCGACGAGGCCGCGCAGGCGTTCGTGCCCGGCGACCACGCATCGAGCTTCGGCGGGGGCGCGCTCGCAGCCGCGGCGGCGCTCGCCGGAGTCCGCGCGATCATCGAGGGCGGGGTCGTCGAGAACGCGCGCGACATCGGCGCGCACTTCGCAGCCGGCCTCAAGCGCCTCGCGGAACAGCACCCCGTCGTGACTGAAGTGCGCGGCCTGGGCATGATGGCCGCGGCGGACCTAGGGGATCCGGTGGCCTCGCACGTGCGGTCCGCATGCCTGCGGCGCGGCGTGCTGATCCAGATCGTCGGCGACTCCATGCTGCGCTTCATCCCGCCGTTGATCCTGACCGCCGCGCAGGCCGACGCAGGACTCAGCGCGCTCGACGAGGCCTTGGCGGAGGCGGCTGCGGCCTGAGCGCATGCTCCGCCCGACAGGAGCAGACGACGCTCTGCGCGTAACCGTTGCTGTTGATATCATGTCCGATTCGCTCGCCATAGCCGCCGTCGTGATCCTGGCGCTCCTGCTGCTGAGCGTCATGCTCGTCACCAGGCTCAGCGCAGGCGGCTTGCCGGCTCGCCGCATAAACATGCTGATCGGCGAGTTGTGGGTGGTCGTCGGCGCCGCCGTCGCCCTGCTCATGACCATGGGGAAGATGCTCGGCCCACCGGGCGACGTGTCCGGCGGACTCGGCGTGGAAATGCAGGATCTCGGGCGTAGATTCACAGCACTCGGCAAGTCCCAGGTGCTTTTTGGGGCCGGCGCGGTGGTGGCGCTCTATCTGTTCGTGCATCTCCTGTACTCGATCAACCGGGCGATGCGCTCCGCACCGCCGCCGTGAACCGTCAGTCTGGTCACCCGCCGCGAGCGGTCGGCGGCGAACGACAACGGCATAAAGGCACCGAGGAGGGGGAGATCGCCCATCCAGGAATCCCGATCCGGACTTCGTGCCTCGGCGGTTCCTGCGACAGAGTATCAAGGAGGACCACATGGCAAAGGTTGCGCTTGCGTATTCAGGAGGATTGGATACCTCCGTCGCCGTCAGATGGCTCCAGGAGGAGCGCGGCTTCGACGTCATCGCGGTCGCGGTTGATGTCGGCGAGCAGCGGGACTACGAGGCCATCCGCAAGAAGGCGCTCGACATCGGCGCGGTGGAGTCAGTGGTCATAGACGCCAAAGAGGACTTCGCACGCGACTACGTCTTTCGCGGGCTCAAGGCCAACGCGATGTATGAGGCCAAGTACCCCGTCGCCACCGCGATGGCGCGCCCGCTCATCGCCAAGATCGTCGGCCAGGTCGCGCGCGACAACGGCGCGCAGGCGGTCGCCCACGGCTGCACCGGCAAGGGCAACGATCAGGTGCGCTTCGACGTCACCTTCGGCGTGCTCTACCCGGAGATGGAGATCATCGCCCCGTTCCGCGAGTGGCGCGTGAGCCGCGAGGAGGAAATGGACTGGGCGCGCGAGCGCAATGTCCCGGTGCCGACGGACAAGGCGAGGCCGTACAGCACGGATGTCAACCTGTGGGGTCGCAGCATCGAGTGCGGCGTCCTCGAAGACCCGTGGCAGGAGCCGCCTGCCGATGTCTTCGAGTGGACGCGCGCGCCCGAGGACGCCCCCGCCGCGCCCGCCTACGTCGAGATCGGCTTCGAGCACGGCGTGCCGGTGTCGCTCGACGGCAAGGCTCACTCCGGCGCGGAGCTGATCGCGGCGCTCAACTCCCTCGCGGGCGAGCACGGCGTCNNNNNNNNNNNNNNNNNNNNNNNNNNNNNNNNNNNNNNNNNNNNNNNNNNNNNNNNNNNNNNNNNNNNNNNNNNNNNNNNNNNNNNNNNNNNNNNNNNNNACGCGGCGAGATGACGTCGTCGGCGAGGCGCCGCAGCCGTACTAGGGGCAGGTTGCTGGAGACCGCCAACTGCATGATCGCCCTCGCTTCGAGGTCAACTCGCGAGATCACCGGCCGCTCGGCATCCTCAGGCAGGATGCGCTCGACGGGCGCCACCTTGTCGCGGATATCCTGTGCGGCGACGTCGGGATCCACTCCGACCTCGAACTCCACCACGACTACGCTGACGCCCTCCGACGAATAGGAGTCGATTTGCTTGACGTTGCGGGTGGTGGCGACCGCGTCCTCTATGCGCTTGGTGATCTCGGTCTCGATCTCTCGCGGCCCGGCGCCAGGGTACACGACGGTAGCCGTGACGAAAGGAATCTTGAGGTTGGGCAGCAGATCCATCCCGAGACGGAAGTAACTGATGAAGCCGACCACCACCAGGGCCAGCATCACCATCGCGATCAGGATCGGGCGGCGTACTGAGAGGCCCCAAACAGACATTAGCTCCCTCCCGTCACTCGCACCGCATCGCCGTCGCGTAAGGTGTCATGCCCCGCGACGACCACCGCATCGCCGGGCGTGACGCCGGCGAGCGCCTGCGCCAGATCCCCCTGCTCGACGCCGAGCTTGACCGCCACGCGATGTGCCTTGCCCGCGCGCACGACGAACACCGCCGCCCCGTCCCCCTCGCGCACCACCGCAGACCGCGGCACCGCGGTGACGCCGGGCAGACGTTCGAGCGTGATCGCGCAGCGCGCGAACATCCCCGACTTGAGCCGCCCCTGCGGATTCGGGATGCGCACTCTGACGTGGAACATTCTCGTTTCGACCTCAGCCGCCGGCAGGATCTCCGTGACCCGGCCGGCGAAGGTTTCCCCGGGATAGGCGTCCACGGTCACCTCGACCGACTGCCCCGGGCGCACATTGCGCACGTCGTCCTCGCCCACTTTCGCTTTGACGTAGACCTGACGGTTGTCAACCACGGCCAGCAGCGGCTGGCTCGGCACGACGGTCTGACCGGGATCCACCTCGCGCTGGGCCACCTCGCCTCCTAGCGCGCTCCGGATCACCGTGTTGTCGAGCATCACCTGCGCCGCCTGCAGCGCCGCTCGCGCTTGGGCAACGCCGGCCGCGGCCTGGTTGACCTGCTCGCGTGCGGCACGAATGTCCTCGGCGCGAGCGCCCTCGTTGACGATGCTCAACTGCTGCTCCGCCACCCGGACGCCGGCATCCGCTTGCTTGACCCGTTCCTCGGCGGCCTTGATCTCCTCGGTCCGCGCGCCTTCGCGCACTAGGTCGAGTCGCTCCGCCGCGGTCTGGTACTGCGCCTCGGCGACCTGGTACTGGGTGCGCGCGAGGTCCACTTGCTGCTCCGATATGGCGCCGGCCTTCAGCAGCTCCTCGGCGCGTCGCAGATTCGCCTCGGCGTTGTCGAGCCCCGCCTTGGCCTGGCGCACCGCCTGCTGCGCCTGGGCGCGCTCTTGTTCGCGCGCGCCTTTGCGCAGCGCCTCCAGGCCCGCACGCGCCGCCTCCAGCGCCGCGCGCGCCTGGGCCACGTTGGCCTGGGCTTGCTGCCGCTCCTGGGGACGCGCGCCGGCGAGCGCGAGATCGAGCTGCGCCTGCGCCATGCCGCGCGCCGCCTCCGCCGCCTCTACCGCGGCGCGCGCCTGCGCCACCTGGGCGCGGACGTCGCTGTCGTCGAGTCGCACCACCACCTGCCCCTCAGCCACCCGTTCGCCTTCGTCCACCGTCACCGCGACCACCTTGCCGGGTATCTTGGACGCGAGCGCCGCCTTGCGATCCGGCTCCACACTGCCCGTGACGTTGAGCGCGGCGGCGAGGTCCGCCGTCACGACCGCGGCCGTCTCCACGGGAACGGCGCTTCGCGTTTGCGGCGCCGGTCGGTTCCGCTGCGCCACGATGCGGTGGTAGACGCGCCAGCCGAGCACGGCGACCACGGCGACGACGATGAGCCAGACTAGAGTCCGAGTTCCAGCACCCCTAGGTTTCATGCCTTCCTCTTTATGCTCCGCTTAGTAGAGTGCGCCGCCGTCGCGTCCTCTGGCGCGTGCGCGCCGTGACGCAGCAGTTCCAGGGTGTGAGCGACGACCGCGTCGGTCGAGAACCGACGGCGCCTGGTCAGGCGCTCCATGAAAAAGATGTGAATCATGCCGAACAGCGAGAACGCCGTCAGCCGCGAGTCGAGCCCCTGAAACTCCCCCGCCGCCTCGCCCTCCTGGAACAGCGCGCGCGCCGACGCCAGGCTGTCGTGCAGGTAGCGCTGAATCGGCAGCCCGAGCTGCTCCTGCTCTCCAGTCCCCGTCATCTCGCGAAACACGATGCGCACCAGGTTGTGCCGGGTCACCAGCAACTCGCAGTACGAGCGCACGAACCGCTCGACACGCTGCCACGCCCCGCCCGGCGCCCGATTCGCGTCCGCGAGCAGGGCCAGCACCTCCTCGAGGCCGCAGTGAATAATGGCCCAGTAGAGATCGCGCTTGTTCTTGAAGTAGTAGTAGAGCAGCGCCCGGTTAACCCGCGCCGCCTCCGCAATCTGGCCGACGGAAGTCGCGGAGTAGCCCTGGTCGGCAAACAGGCGCTCCGCGGCCTCCATGATGCGCTCCTTGGCGCCGGCCTGCTCGTCTTGCTGGATGGGCGACTTCGCCACGGTGACCTCGCGGATTTGACGGCAGGCGCCCGGCTCCGACTGCCGGGCGTCTGCGACTGCGCCACGACCCAATGCTAAACCAA
Proteins encoded in this region:
- a CDS encoding efflux RND transporter periplasmic adaptor subunit translates to MKPRGAGTRTLVWLIVVAVVAVLGWRVYHRIVAQRNRPAPQTRSAVPVETAAVVTADLAAALNVTGSVEPDRKAALASKIPGKVVAVTVDEGERVAEGQVVVRLDDSDVRAQVAQARAAVEAAEAARGMAQAQLDLALAGARPQERQQAQANVAQARAALEAARAGLEALRKGAREQERAQAQQAVRQAKAGLDNAEANLRRAEELLKAGAISEQQVDLARTQYQVAEAQYQTAAERLDLVREGARTEEIKAAEERVKQADAGVRVAEQQLSIVNEGARAEDIRAAREQVNQAAAGVAQARAALQAAQVMLDNTVIRSALGGEVAQREVDPGQTVVPSQPLLAVVDNRQVYVKAKVGEDDVRNVRPGQSVEVTVDAYPGETFAGRVTEILPAAEVETRMFHVRVRIPNPQGRLKSGMFARCAITLERLPGVTAVPRSAVVREGDGAAVFVVRAGKAHRVAVKLGVEQGDLAQALAGVTPGDAVVVAGHDTLRDGDAVRVTGGS
- a CDS encoding TetR/AcrR family transcriptional regulator, coding for MAKSPIQQDEQAGAKERIMEAAERLFADQGYSATSVGQIAEAARVNRALLYYYFKNKRDLYWAIIHCGLEEVLALLADANRAPGGAWQRVERFVRSYCELLVTRHNLVRIVFREMTGTGEQEQLGLPIQRYLHDSLASARALFQEGEAAGEFQGLDSRLTAFSLFGMIHIFFMERLTRRRRFSTDAVVAHTLELLRHGAHAPEDATAAHSTKRSIKRKA